The genome window GAAACATTCTGGAAGATTTTCTCTCTTAAAACTTCATCATCGTATAAATCACACACCCTTATTCCCACTCTGTTCATTTTATCTGCATAAGTCGGGCCTATTCCTCTGCCTGTTGTTCCGATTTTTTGAATTCCCTTTTTGGCTTCAGAATGTTTATCGAACAGTTTATGATAAGGCATAATGAGATGGGCTCTTTTGCTGAGAAATAAACGGTTGTCAAAATTTATTCCTCTTTTTTTAAGGTCGTCTATTTCCTGTATCAAGGCATCAGGATCAACGACAACCCCGTTTCCTATAATGTTCTGCTTGCCCTCGTGCATAATTCCCGAAGGAACAAGATGCAGAATGTATTTTTCCCCTTTTATTACAACAGTGTGTCCGGCATTATGACCACCTGAGAATCTAACCACCACATCCGCTTGTTCGGTATAAAGGTCCACGACCTTTCCCTTTCCTTCGTCACCCCATTGTGCTCCTAAAATTAACGTAGTACTCATGATTAACCTCACATTGTAATGTTTTTAAACTTGTAGCGCTCTTTTATTGCTTCGATATTGCTTCCTTCCTCAACCCAGAACACTTTGTAACCTTCTTTTCTGAGCTGCTCCGCTTTTACAAAATTATGTTTGCCCACCAACAGGTAGTCGTATGGTTCACTTTCATAATCATGTTTATACAGCGGCATAATCTCTTCAATGTTATATGCCAGACCGCAGGCTGTCATATTCTGTCCGAATTTACTCATAAGGGAATCGTATCTTCCTCCACCGCCCAGAATTGAGCCGCTTTTATCATTGATAATGTCCAGATTTATCCCTGTATAATACCCCAGACCTCTGGTTTCTCCCATATCAACTATGAGCTTTGATGTGTCAATACCCAGTTCGGCAAATCCCGAGAAAAGCTCTTTCAGGTAGTTGACTCGTTCGGTCAGCAGGTTATTGAAAGTGCTCAATTCGTGTATTTTATCCAGTATTTCCGGTTTTCCGAATGCAAAGGGGAGGTATTTGAGCAGACGTGAAATTTCCTCCGGAATATCTTTATTGTTCAGGAATTTTTTTATTTCATCCATGTTTTTTTCCGTCAGAAGTTTCAGGTAATATTCGCTGTCATCGAATTTTTCCAGCAGCAGCTTTAAGAATTTCTGGTCTCCAATAACAATCTGATAATCCTCGATTTTTAAATTGGTCATTGTGCTGTCGGCTATATTAAGCAGCTCCAGGTCTCCGTAAAGTTCACTGCTGCCGAAATTTTCAAAGCCCACCTGATACTTTTCAGATTTTAAGCCTCTGTTCATATTGACATTTCTGAAAACTCTTCCTTTATACTGAAGCCTCAGCGGAAGAGGGTAGTCTTTCATGTACGTTGAAACAACCCTGCATACCTGAGGAGTAAAATCTGGTCTTAAGACCATTGATTTACCGGAGTTTCTGTCTATAAATCTTATAATATTTTCGTCTCTGAAATCCCAGGTGGTGTGTTTCAGTATTTCGTAATACTCATACAGCGGGAGAAAAATTTCAGAATAACCGTAGCTGTTCAACGTGCTGTGAATCTCCGCAATAAGTTTATTGGTTTTTTTAGCCCTTTCAGGGATATGGCTTTTTGAAGTATTCATGAACAATCCTATATGTGATCAATGATAATTTTTTCAGCTGCCGCAACACCGGCACCCAGCTCTATATCCAGTCCGGCTTTTTTTATTCCCATTTCAAAGGCGCTTACAGCTATTATCGTATCCATGAAATCGTGGTACCCAAGATGAGAGATTCTGACAATTTTTCCCTTCATGTGATCCTGACCGCCGGCAAAAGTAATGCCGCTGTCATCTCTCATTGCTTTGACAAATTTCTGACCGTCAAAATCTTCCGGCATAATAATTCCGGTGGCTGCGTTGGAAGGGATATCCTGAGCCAAAAGCCTGAATCCGAGAGCTTTCGCTGCTTCTCTGGTTGCATCAGCGCAAACCCGGTGTCTGTTGTAGATGCTTTTCAGACCTTCTTTTTCCATGAGTTCCAGAACCTTATTCAGGCCTATTATCAGGCTTACAGCCGGTGTATATGCAGTTGTGTCATTGTTTTGTGCCTTTCTCTCTTTTTTCAGGTCAAGGTAGAATCTGGGATTCTTTGAGGTCTCCACAAATTTCCATGCTTTTTCGGAAAGAGCAATGAAAGCCAGTCCCGGAGGAAGCATAAACGCTTTCTGTGAACCGGTTACCAGTATATCTATACCCCATTCGTCCATCTTGGTTTCATATACCCCGACAGAGGTTATCCCGTCTACAACGAAAATTGTGTTTTCCCTAAGCTTTACAATCTCTGCTATTTCTTTAATGGGATGATATACAGTTGTTGAAGTTTCGCTAGCCTGGACAAACACCCCTTTAATCTCCGGATGCGAAATGAGTTTTTCCTCTATCTGGGCTGCTGATACAGACCTGCCCCAGGCAAGCTCTATACTTTCAACCAAGACTTCGTAGCTTTGGGCAATATCAATCCATCTTTTACCGAATTTTCCCGCATTTACCACAAGTATCTTATCCCCGGGACTCATGGTATTTACAATGGATGCCTCCATGGCCGCAGTACCGCTACCTGCCAGAATAAGAACATCTTCCTTTGTCCCGAATAACGGTTTCAATCTTTCTCTCACATTGCTGAAAATTCTTGAAAACTGAGGCGTCCGGTGATGAATCATCGGTTTAGCCATTTCCAGCATTACCTCTTCAGGAACAGGTGTAGGCCCCGGCGAGAGCAGGTATTTTTTGAGCATTAATCACCCCGTCATAGTAATAAAACAGACTGCAAGTATTAATACCAAGCTTGCCTGCAGGTGTCAAGAAAACGTTATGGTTTGATGCCGTTATGCGTTATGGGTTTTGGGAGAAATAGTGAGGTAGTGAAATAGGGAGATAGGGAAATAGGGAGATGGGGAAATTGAAGCAGGCAAAAGTGGAGAGGGAAAAATCTTTTGGTGGGAAAATTGTTCACTGGCGGGAAAATTCTGCACAGTTAACGAATAGGGTGAAGGATGTGATGAGTTTTAACTTGTTTATATGAAAGGTGTATTTGCTTTGGACATTTTGTTTATATTCTGGACATTTTTTTGCTAATTATAATTTAATTGATACAGGAGGAAATTATGTATAGTGATTTTTGTGCAAATTTTTTTGGGATGATGCCTTTCGGAGGCGGATTTATCAATCTCATTATCTGGGTGGTAATAATCGGGGCGGTTATTTTTCTGCTTTTTAATATCTTCAGATCGGATCGCTCAACGGAAGACTCTGATGTGAAAACAGGCCAGAGACCTTTAGAAATTTTGAAACGAAGATATGCTTCGGGAGAGTTGAGTAAAGAAGAGTATGAACGGATGAAAAATGAACTCCGCTGATTTTTTTGTTTACTTGTTTATCCAAATAATACAAATTAAATAAATTATGGGCAGATATTCCAGACACTTAAAAATTGTTTTGCTGATTGCCATTATTCTTACAATTACCACTGTGATTCTTAGTGTTTCCTCTTCCCTGCAGTCTTTGAAACGTTATAAAGAAAACCTTGTAAACTTTTCGGAATTTGTGATGAGATCATTTGAGTCCGGAAACCGGGCATTTATGATGAATGAGCAGTTTTCCAGAAGAACAATTGAGCAGTTTGCCCGGGATATTTCAAAACAAGAAATAATAGAAGATATTGTTGTTTACTCAGAATCGGGAAAAGTAATTTTAAGTGTCGGCGACAGGAAACCTTCCTCCTATCAGGGGTTGGTTGGCAGACATTCAGATAATATTGAAATGGTTGAGCTGGACGAGT of Flexistipes sp. contains these proteins:
- a CDS encoding ATP phosphoribosyltransferase regulatory subunit codes for the protein MNTSKSHIPERAKKTNKLIAEIHSTLNSYGYSEIFLPLYEYYEILKHTTWDFRDENIIRFIDRNSGKSMVLRPDFTPQVCRVVSTYMKDYPLPLRLQYKGRVFRNVNMNRGLKSEKYQVGFENFGSSELYGDLELLNIADSTMTNLKIEDYQIVIGDQKFLKLLLEKFDDSEYYLKLLTEKNMDEIKKFLNNKDIPEEISRLLKYLPFAFGKPEILDKIHELSTFNNLLTERVNYLKELFSGFAELGIDTSKLIVDMGETRGLGYYTGINLDIINDKSGSILGGGGRYDSLMSKFGQNMTACGLAYNIEEIMPLYKHDYESEPYDYLLVGKHNFVKAEQLRKEGYKVFWVEEGSNIEAIKERYKFKNITM
- a CDS encoding SHOCT domain-containing protein, which encodes MYSDFCANFFGMMPFGGGFINLIIWVVIIGAVIFLLFNIFRSDRSTEDSDVKTGQRPLEILKRRYASGELSKEEYERMKNELR
- a CDS encoding pyridoxal-phosphate-dependent aminotransferase family protein, whose amino-acid sequence is MLKKYLLSPGPTPVPEEVMLEMAKPMIHHRTPQFSRIFSNVRERLKPLFGTKEDVLILAGSGTAAMEASIVNTMSPGDKILVVNAGKFGKRWIDIAQSYEVLVESIELAWGRSVSAAQIEEKLISHPEIKGVFVQASETSTTVYHPIKEIAEIVKLRENTIFVVDGITSVGVYETKMDEWGIDILVTGSQKAFMLPPGLAFIALSEKAWKFVETSKNPRFYLDLKKERKAQNNDTTAYTPAVSLIIGLNKVLELMEKEGLKSIYNRHRVCADATREAAKALGFRLLAQDIPSNAATGIIMPEDFDGQKFVKAMRDDSGITFAGGQDHMKGKIVRISHLGYHDFMDTIIAVSAFEMGIKKAGLDIELGAGVAAAEKIIIDHI